In the genome of Hevea brasiliensis isolate MT/VB/25A 57/8 chromosome 14, ASM3005281v1, whole genome shotgun sequence, the window CATTTTGAAAGCCTTGTCCAATGAGAGGTGCATCCTCTTCACaagttgatgatgatgaagaggagaaataatttgtGATGGCTGTTGTTGAAAATGAAGATGATTTTGGAAATTTTGATGATGAGTAGTTTTagttataagtttttttttatgtattttttgcattttgtttattatgACTTATAACTTATTTCTATTTATTAAAGTCTGAACTTCTATAATTTACATTTTTTATTCTATGACTTATGACTTATttctaattttctatttattatgTATAATTTTATAGCATCACTTTTATGTTATACATAAGTTGAAAATGCAGATATGAACTATTTCTTTTTCTAAcatctcttattattattatttatgttattatttatgctatatatttcaattttaaaatcTCGCATTGTCATTTGTATCTTATACATAAGCTGGAAATACAAGTACGTACTATTTTAATTTCTcttatattatatatagatatagtgtaaataatttttttttcctttttaatatgattttttacttatcaactatttaaaagtatgaatttttatattataagtatatatatataatttaagcaATTAAGGTTGTGGTGCCTTACTTCAAAAAGGCCCTCACCTCGCCTTGCCTTTCGCCTAAGGCCGTAGGGTGCTTTGCCGTCTTAGTGTCTCCTTTCACCTTGATAATGCTGTCTCaaacacacacacatatacaaaCATATACACATACATGTCTACTCTCATTCACTTATCCAAGGAACTTTCGAATTTgccataatatttcatttatgaCAGAAATTTTAACGTCAGAAAATGGTGGTGTTACATCAagtttgaaattcattttcaaattttattaattttgatgaaatttggtttaattataataaattgcatgaaattgattattaaaaatttcaaataaattttcttttaaatcaaacactaaaattttagatttacaaaagaatttcataaaattttatgaaatttatttatactaAACACTAcctaattttaaaaatcaaaatgaGAACAataatctaataaataaattcaaaatttactaaAAATAGAGAATTAAAATAAGAGGATTAAGATTGATGAAATACAGTTTGTCActgacaaaaagaaaagaaaaaaaagagccaAGGAATTAGAAACAAAAAGTGTTAAccataaaataataatttgattattttaaattatagacaAAATATATTGAGAAAAGTGAACGGAGAGATAATTTGTagacaaaattaaattttaaatacattttaatttattttctaaataaagagataaaatcattaataataataataattattattagagATAAAAATAATATTACCATTTTTTAAAAGGTACTTGTAATTTAGTTTTGAAATATAATAAAGACCATAATTTGAtattttacaatttaatttttgaagtataaaaaaaatcataatttggcatttctttttttttaataaaaaaatagttttatgagttatattttttttttataaatatttatgagTTATATTTTCTGttactaatttttttattaaaatttatcattaattaactataaattaaaataattaaatgtaaaaatattaaatttataatataaaaataaattataataaatgaaattgttataatttttagtGTACTAGTAATAGATTTTTTTAAACCTATTTTATTAACAATAAACAAATTTACTTACTTTTAttaactttaaaaaaattattttttattaaaataaaaaattaaattataataatttttatctaACTTTGAAAATTAATTCTCCATCCATTTACTTTTATCAgttcttttttaaaatttattttattcataattatttattatttttaaaaaattaataagtatttttatttttaattttatctctatttctatcaaatataataataatttatataatttcttaaaatttactctcacatctcattttctttttaattatatgagataaagaataatttaatttaattaatgagcattttattataatttcacttatttaaattttatttattttgtagaaaatattttactaaaaaatatcttttgtatttttttatattGAGATTAAAAAAATATGTTAGCAGaaaatgttttattaataaaaaaattaaataatttttaaataaagtaaattttatttttttgaagagaaagtattttttatattttaatttttttaaattattatatacaaattttaaagaaaaaacagCATATATTCACTGAAATTTCCTTTCGTGTAGGGTACGGCTATGGGATGATCGAATCTCGTTCCCATGTATAGTCTCCAGCGACTCCACGTATCAACTGATCATGAAGACAGCACGAGACCACGTGCTCTGTTCTATACCTGAAAAAAAGGCCAATCCACGCAATTTCCACGTCACAaaattttgtttctttttcctCCAAATATTTATCCAAACGAAGACGTCCTTGTGTCGCTTTGCGACACTTTGAAACGGAAAATGAAGCCCCACACACAAAGAGGCTGCGCCGGTGGACCACTACCGCCGCCGCTGTACGCATGCAGCTCCTCCTATCCACCCGAGCCGGCTCTTCGCCTCCAATTTCCCTCCAGAAAGTTACCGCGCCACGTTTCCCTCTCTATCCGTTCCCGCCGCCAATGTGCCCCCGAATCACCCGCCGATGGTCAAACTCAAACCGCAAGCCGGCGCCGCGTGTTGCTTACTCCACTCCTTGCTCTCGGCGCGTCTGTCCTCCAATCCGCCACGTCGAAAGCTGCAGACGTCAACAAGTCTCCGGAATCTTCATTTTCTCCTCCTACTCAGCCGCTGCTAGTGGAAGCTGAGGAGAAGGCGGAGACTGCGGCAGCAACAGCGGAGATAAGTTCAAGGATTTATGACGCGGCGGCGATAGGAGAGCCGATGGCGTTGGGGAAGGACAAGAGGAAAATGTGGGAGAAGCTAATGAATGCGAGGATTGTGTATCTAGGTGAAGCGGAGCAAGTGCCTGTAAAAGACGATAAGGAATTGGAGCTcgaaattgttgagaatttgaggaAACGATGCGTTGAGAGCGAGAAATCCATTTCTTTAGCCATGGAGGCATTCCCTTGTGACTTGCAGCAGCAGCTCAATCAATACATGAACAGAAGGTACTTGAATTTTGTATGTTTATAATTACATGGCTTACATATATATATGCATAGAAAATTAGAAATCATCCATATTAAAGCGTATATTCGGTGGCAGCATAGATGGAGAAACCTTGAAGTCTTATTTATCACATTGGCCGCCTCAAAGATGGCAAGAATATGAACCTCTTTTGAGTTATTGTCGTGATAATGGAGTTAGGATTGTTGCTTGTGGTACTCCACTCAAGGTAATTGCTATTCTGTTATGGTGTCAGTGAATACATGGCAAAATTCTTCATTTTGATCCTTGCACCAGAGAAACAGCATAGTAAAGTATGTGCTGTGAAGAGCAAAATTATCTAATGGGTTCAAATGCTGCCACTTAAAAATCAGCTTCCTTGCCCACCCTTTATTATCCATTTCCTTGATTTGCTCCCTCTTCGAAATAACAGTATTGATACCTTCTTTTTTATTGTGTTGCTTATAACGAGAATCTACCATCATATAAATCAGACTAATTGTGTTGCAATGGATTACACCATTTACCCTTTTAATTGtttattcaatttgatttttcccAAGGAGTTGTCTAATTTTGCTTTGATTCTAAACATTTGTTTCTTAGTACTAGAATAGTCACCTAACTAGTTTAATTTCTTGAACTATCTTCTCTCATCTTTGATGTGATAGAATgctcatctttcttctttactatCAAAGTGTTGCAATTTTCGCTTATTCTGCTAATTCATGCATCATTTGTGGTAGAATGATATGATCCTTCTGATATTTACAGGTTATACGGACAGTCCAAGCTGAAGGTATTCGTGGGCTTTCAATGGCTGACCGTAAACTGTATGCTCCTCCAGCTGGTTCAGGCTTTATCtcaggattcacttcaatttcacgCAGGTCAATTGATGTGAACTCTCCAAATCAATCTGTTCCTTTTGGGCCAAGCTCCTATTTGTCTGCACAAGCAAGAGTAGTTGAGGATTACACTATGTCCCAAATTATTTTACAAGAAATGGTGGATGGAGGAGCCACTGGTATGCTTGTAGTGGTGACAGGTGCGAGCCATGTTTTTTATGGGTCAAGAGGTACTGGGCTGCCAGCAAGAATTTCCAAAAAGATGCAAAAGAAGAACCAAGCAGTTATATTACTTGATCCAGAAAGGCAATTCATTCGAAGAGAGGGAGAAGTTCCTGTTGCTGATTTTTTGTGGTATTCTGCTGCCAGACCTTGCAGCAGAAATTGTTTTGATCGTGCTGAAATTGCTCGAGTGATGAATGCAGCTGGTACGAGGCGAGATGCCCTACCCCAGGTATGCTGAACTGCTATTATATAAGAAATAAatcttgtgttggttgttatggattTACCAACTATGGATATGCATATGTATGTTAATGGCAGAAGAAAGACGTGGAATGTggttaattttctgcatttgcaagtaattttttaaattatagaagTTATTATTTTGTAAGCACCATCTCTCTGAAAGTGTCTTTTCTTCTGACAAACAAAATTCTGCCATGCTTATCAGGACATTCAGAAAGGACTTGATCTTGGTTTAGTATCACCAGAGGTACTGCAGAATTTCTTCAGTCTAGAGCAATATCCTCTGCTTAAGGAACTTGCTCATCGTTTCCAGGTATACTTGATTTCTGGAACTATAAAGCTGTACAGCATGAGATTACTATGCATGCTTACTGTAAAACTTTTCATAGTCTAAGTGGAGCCTTATCTTTTGTTTAATTAGTGATGCTgtggaaaagaataattgatggtAAGGAAGGTAATATTGTATGGGTGCTCAACTTGACTGTGGCTCTTTTTGGTGCAGGGTTTCAGGGAAAGACTGTTGGCAGATCCCAAATTCTTGCATAGATTAGCTATAGAAGAAGCCATATCAATAACCACTACTCTCTTAGCACAGTATGAAAGGCGTAAAGAAAATTTCTTTGAAGAGCTTGATTATGTAATTACAGACACTGCCAGAGGATCGGTGGTTGATTTTTTTACTGTGTGGCTTCCTGCCCCAACTCTGTCATTCCTTTCATATGCTGATGAGACGAATGGGCCTGACAGCATGGATGTTTTGAAGGGTCTTCTTGGGTCCATCCCTGATAATGCATTTCAAAAGAATCTCCCAGGGAAGGACTGGAATCTTAGTCACAGATTTGCATCAGTGCTTTTGGGTGGTCTGAAACTTTCTTGTGTTGGATTTATCTCCAGTATTGGGGCTGTGGCTGCCTCGAATATGTTGTATGCAATTCGCAAAATGATTAACCCAGCATTGGTTACTAATCAACGAACTAGAAGATCACCAATACTTAAAACAGCAGTTGTTTATGGATGCTTCCTTGGAATTTCAGCAAATCTGCGTTACCAGGTAGAGAATAACGATAAATTTTCGTCCTGCATGATATTTGATGTGTCATTTGCATTATAGAACATATTACAAATCAATATGGAACTTGTATCTTTTATCACATCATAGTGGGGTGATCCTGTCTATTTCAATTTAGTGAAGGCTAACAAAAGGTATTGGTATAGTACAGTGGTTACTGTGTATTGAAATATTTGGGTTTCTTATTTGCTCAATAGATAGGTAGGTGGTATAGTAGTGACAGTGTCTTGAAATATTTGGATTTCTTTTTTGCTCGGAGAGCATGTAATATAGCCCTATATGAGGAATACAACCTAAGAATCGATAACCAGTCAGTGGAAGATGACAAAACACTCAACTTTCTGGCCAGGGGAAGATGCTGATTTAGTGATTTCATATGTTTCAAAAAGTGCGGCTACTTGTCCATTTAAAATAATTATCGTGAGCTGGTTTCTATTTTTCCATTATCAGTTTACATTTAGCCTTCTTAAAAAGTGAGTTTGGAAacgtaaaatatatatatatatatatatatatatatatatatatatatatatatatatataatctatttGGTCAACTTTCATGTTTGAAAATTGCATAATCTTTAGAATTcaatttttttcaactgaaaaaaTAAGTCATTTTGAAAAATGGAAACGTAATTTGAAAAAATTCAATACGTTTAATGGGTCCCACTATTACATGTGCTATTAAAATAAACTTCTCTTTATATACAAGGGTAAGATAGGAAAGTAAACACATTCATTTTACTTTTGAGTTCCTCCAAACAATGGAAATCAACTAAATTCTtatcaattttaaatttattccAAACCCATGTAATTCTATTATAAAAacatttcaattgaaataaaattgaattaaattctaaAACAAGAATTATTTGAAAGATAGTGAAAGATTATTGGTCATTATGAGTCTGCAATGTATGAACATGTAGGTTAGAACTATGTGCTTTGCTCTTTTTAAATGTTAATACTGTGTTACTAGGGCTGAGAAAGTGAGAATTCTTCAATGCTTCAACCTgtactttttttttcattttttatgaaaatCAAATGCAAAGTGCATTAGCACATCTCTCTCGCAGGTTGAACCTGGGTTGCTTGCAATCCCACTTCCTTTCTTTTGAAAGGAAGCTACTTAGGCCAATAGTTACTAGCTTAGAACTGTCTGTTCTTGTAAGATTGAGTAACATGCTTCTTTTGTGTTTTAAattcttttatgtatttattaatattttgacaATTAACAATTTTATGCAGATGATTGCTGGTGTAGTTGAGCATCGGATTTCTGATGCATTTGCATCTCAGATATTACTTGTAAATATGCTATCATTTGTTGCTCGGACTATAAACTCCTACTGGGGAACACAGGTTAGAGCCCTCCCAATTTGCTGCAAGTTCTAGCATAAGCATAGCTAGATGTTATGACTTTACTTATATATAAACTATTTTGAAAGATTATTTAAAGTAATACATTTTCTTGGAAAGCTATAGTCAAAGATGATTAGTATTTGTACATACTGATCTGAAGAGAAATGCCGCTATTGAGATTTGAGACGGTGAAACTTATATAAAATGAGGGGATGTATTTCGTCCATCTCTATTAGCATGCAGTATTGTAGCAGAGCTTGGTTTCCCTTAGTGAGTAACTGCTTCTTGAGGTTAATTAATGGACTACACCGCATGGTGCAGTACCATTATCCAGTCCCAGCATTTTTTATGAGTCCTCACCATCACAACCAACAATGATTTTGCTTTTGAAtcctttatttattgttatattttttggtacaactttattttatttttgtcttttttaGTAATGTTGTGTCTACGTAACATGACCCTGTCTCGGTTCTCCCTTTTCTGCTGAGACCAACACCCAGCATAACTGACAATAGCAATTGTCTTTGAATAAATTGTCTTCCTTAGAACGAGGTTAATTTTCTTTTGCTTTGCATGCTGCAGCAATGGGTTGATCTAGCACGCTATTCAGGACTGCAAAGTAAGAATAGCAAACCATCCTCTTATCAGATACCGGATTCCACTACAGAAGCTACAGTTGGATGCAATACTGCAGAGGATGGCAGTATTGATGAAATAAAAAAACAATAAGGTGATTCTTCCAGTTCCATATTTTCATACTAATTTGTACTCTTCCAAAGCTGCTGAGGGAGGACCAAAAGAAATGGGATTCAATTTCTCTGCTTACATCTTTCACAGCCTTTCTGCAAATTTTTCTATATAATTCTTTCAAATTTTGGTAAATACAAGGTCAGCACAATAGATTTATTTGCATACTACGTGGAGAAAAACATAAGATGTAAGTTTTATGTAAGAACTCCAGCAATACTTAATTTCAACAGAATGAATTGTATAACAACAGAATGAATTGTATAGTCCTTGGGTGTTTGTCGGACAGATCTCTTCCTCGCTATTCAACTGCGGGAAGAGGAATTTCAGTCTATTCcacttgatattttaattttggcATTTTAGTTCCACAAGTGAAACTTTAATGAATTCATAGTTTATTTAGtttagatttaaattattttgttttcttttatttattttcgaAGTTGTGTAAAAATTTGTAAGCAGAGGCAGAATCCTAAAGTTAAGTAATTTCGGAGAAAAAGGGTATTCTTTTAGTTTAGATTAAAAACttctaaatttataaattttaaagtgTATCATCTTTTGATTCTGAAATAGTTGTTTATTATGATTTCCATTTAGGATTCCATAAAACACCTTTTATAGGAGTTATTTTCTTAAACCTGAGTAATGGAATATCAGGTATCTTGAATTTGCATTCTTAAGGCATGTGAACCTGTGATATATTTTTTCTTCCTTCTCTCTCTGAATTCTGCTGCTACACTACCTTGATTATTGTCTTCTGCTGCACTCATCCAACCAGCCCAAACTGCAACTCTTGcatattcaaaatttaattttaaggtAAATTTAAGTAAAACAGCCACAATCACACTACAAGAAGTATATTGCTCTTTATATTAACCTGCCAAGCAGCAATTCTTGCATGTTTTTCCTATTCCCTTTCCCTTAGTTAATCTACTCATAGCTTGAACAAACACTAAAATCAGAAAATTGTCACTGCACAATCATTTTCAAAAaacttaaaaggaaaaaaaaaacaactaaaCAGATTGAAGCTCTATCATCCTTGGTGCCCTCTTTCTACCAGTAGTGAAAAACAGATAATCTATTCCTTCTCAACTTATTATTTTTGCTCCATTTAatcattaaaacacataaaaagaaaaaagaaaataaaagaaaagaaagaaacatTTCATGGAAGGTTAGGTAATTGAACAAGTGACTCAAAGCCTTTTATGTTCATAGGTGTGGACTTGATCTCCATTTCTGACAAAATCCTGTCAGATAGAGCACATCTTAGACAAATAAATCATTTTACACCTTTTCCTTTCAAAATAGAATTTGGGAAATCAAAGGGCAAATGATTGATTGCTCTAGTTTATACTACTTCACATATCATTATATTTGCGGGCAGGAGTCTGAACTTGATAAAATTGTCAATGATGTTTGGAAAAGAGTCAAACAAGAATCACCAAAGTGTTTCAGACTCATGCTTCACTAACAAGAAGTATTATAATAAGAGCATGACATAGTATGGGAATTCATCATTTTATTTTTTGTATCAATTTATGTTTTAACCAATTAAAAGAAGCAAGGATCTCAAAACCCAAGTGATTTAATGAATCCTTTTCATATTCCCATAAACATTTTTAATGTTAAAATAAACagtcaatacatatatatatagcgCGCATGTGTGTGTGAAACAGTAACTCATTAGGAGAACTCTTTCTCAGGAGGGCTCAACTTCTCCATTTCTCCTCCTCTCCCTGGTAGCCATTTTCTTTCCATATCTCTCAAATATATCTGCCAAATCGACCAACCCTTTCTCTCTCAATTTCTTTCCCATCTCTTCAAACATAATTACACCTTCCTCActtgaataataatgcaaaaaCTTATTGTAATCAAATCTAGGAACCTCAAGTCCTCCCTTCATTGTCCTCTCCACGTACTTGGTGGTTTCTAATGACTTCCCAGCCTTTACCAACCCTCCAACAAAAATGGTATCAAAATTCACAAGTGGGTCTCGTCCCTTCCTCCCTCTCTTCCCCAAATGCCCTTGCAATAGCATAATATATGTGTGCATTGTAGGTTCGCACCCTCTCTTTATCATCTCCCTAAACACTTGTGTAGCTTCACTTGCTCTTCTCAACCTTAGTAGTCCCTTAATCAACCCATGATACACACTGATATCTGGCCTGTCGATACTTTCTGCTACTTGATAAGCCTCATTAACCCTTCCTCTTGCTAAAAGCCCATATACTAGTGACCCTATTGTCAGATTATCTGCTCCAATCCCTCTCTTGGACATTTCATCAAACACCATCTTCGCTTGGGCAAGCTTGCCTCTTTTACACATCCAGTCAATGACAAGCCTGTAAGTAGAAAGACCTAAATCATCCATTCTCTTCACTCTCATCGTTTGAAACACCTTCATGGCCTCATCATACTCATTCCTCTTGAAAAATGTCTCCATCATTTTCTCAAATACGTGGATCCCTGGCTCGAAACCTTCATCTACCATCAAATTCCACACTTTTGAAGCCTCAATCATATCACCCACATCACAGAACCCCTTAACCAACAACCCGTAAGTAACCCCATTAGGCCTAATCCACTCCTTCAACTTCAAAACCACGAACTTTGCCTCCTCAACAAGCTTACTTCTACACAATATCTCCACCGCCTTATTTAACCTCTCCACACTATACTCACACCCATACCCATTCATCAAGTGAAAAAATTGCACGCATTTCTTCAACTCCCTGGCCGAAGCCAGTGTTTTCAAAACAATAGTAAAAGTCTTATCATTAACCAAACCAAGTTTGCCCATTTCTTGAACCGTGTCCCAGAAGAGATCAAGGTTTCTTGATTTTCCAATAACGTCTAACATCTTGTTGAAGGAGACAGTGGTGTGAGCGAATTGTGGGTGAGGTGTTTGCTGTATGTACTGAAAGAAGCGGTAGACAGGGCGCCAGGAGTATGGGAATTTGTTACAGACTTGGAGGAAGAATTCGTGGGTGATGTGGAAACCGCAAGAGGAGAGTTTGGAGTGAAGTTTGGAATCTGGAGAGTATTGCTGTTGGTAAAGGATGGTACAGACTCGGAGAAGGTGGTCTGGGTTAACTGGGGATGGCGGGGGAGGCTGCGGCTGATTTGACACGGTGGTTAAGAGGCGGAGGGGATGGTGGTGGAAGATGGAGTTGAGGACAGGTTTAGTGAGAGAGAAACGTCTGATTAACATTACGATcgtgagagagggagagaatggAGATGCCTGAATTCATTGTGTCCTATTCTCAGAAACAATGCAGGAAACAATGAAGCTTTCCAAA includes:
- the LOC110670852 gene encoding putative pentatricopeptide repeat-containing protein At1g26500; this translates as MLIRRFSLTKPVLNSIFHHHPLRLLTTVSNQPQPPPPSPVNPDHLLRVCTILYQQQYSPDSKLHSKLSSCGFHITHEFFLQVCNKFPYSWRPVYRFFQYIQQTPHPQFAHTTVSFNKMLDVIGKSRNLDLFWDTVQEMGKLGLVNDKTFTIVLKTLASARELKKCVQFFHLMNGYGCEYSVERLNKAVEILCRSKLVEEAKFVVLKLKEWIRPNGVTYGLLVKGFCDVGDMIEASKVWNLMVDEGFEPGIHVFEKMMETFFKRNEYDEAMKVFQTMRVKRMDDLGLSTYRLVIDWMCKRGKLAQAKMVFDEMSKRGIGADNLTIGSLVYGLLARGRVNEAYQVAESIDRPDISVYHGLIKGLLRLRRASEATQVFREMIKRGCEPTMHTYIMLLQGHLGKRGRKGRDPLVNFDTIFVGGLVKAGKSLETTKYVERTMKGGLEVPRFDYNKFLHYYSSEEGVIMFEEMGKKLREKGLVDLADIFERYGKKMATRERRRNGEVEPS
- the LOC110670819 gene encoding protein RETICULATA-RELATED 5, chloroplastic; this encodes MKPHTQRGCAGGPLPPPLYACSSSYPPEPALRLQFPSRKLPRHVSLSIRSRRQCAPESPADGQTQTASRRRVLLTPLLALGASVLQSATSKAADVNKSPESSFSPPTQPLLVEAEEKAETAAATAEISSRIYDAAAIGEPMALGKDKRKMWEKLMNARIVYLGEAEQVPVKDDKELELEIVENLRKRCVESEKSISLAMEAFPCDLQQQLNQYMNRSIDGETLKSYLSHWPPQRWQEYEPLLSYCRDNGVRIVACGTPLKVIRTVQAEGIRGLSMADRKLYAPPAGSGFISGFTSISRRSIDVNSPNQSVPFGPSSYLSAQARVVEDYTMSQIILQEMVDGGATGMLVVVTGASHVFYGSRGTGLPARISKKMQKKNQAVILLDPERQFIRREGEVPVADFLWYSAARPCSRNCFDRAEIARVMNAAGTRRDALPQDIQKGLDLGLVSPEVLQNFFSLEQYPLLKELAHRFQGFRERLLADPKFLHRLAIEEAISITTTLLAQYERRKENFFEELDYVITDTARGSVVDFFTVWLPAPTLSFLSYADETNGPDSMDVLKGLLGSIPDNAFQKNLPGKDWNLSHRFASVLLGGLKLSCVGFISSIGAVAASNMLYAIRKMINPALVTNQRTRRSPILKTAVVYGCFLGISANLRYQMIAGVVEHRISDAFASQILLVNMLSFVARTINSYWGTQQWVDLARYSGLQSKNSKPSSYQIPDSTTEATVGCNTAEDGSIDEIKKQ